A genomic region of Gossypium hirsutum isolate 1008001.06 chromosome D01, Gossypium_hirsutum_v2.1, whole genome shotgun sequence contains the following coding sequences:
- the LOC107921802 gene encoding uncharacterized protein encodes MRSIASCYNEHAIKVSDSYCSRPSNQPCLTYSFTPSTPTTVKCIYKAKISSQRNLLIALTWCNNLLGRGLTIAVGETPKKFDPNSHHLSKNKGSKTFKACNSEIEVFWDVSNAQYMTGPEPSTRFSLFVLVDSQLCLSLGDIIHTNNEEKATSNFSLVSRTEVFIGTTSVFSTKAQFCEEGLVHEILIKCNEEYEEKQKVWRNPELCVTIDKKKVFQVKRLRWNFRGNQVIFLDGLLIDMMWDLHDWLFNRTSKCAVFMFRTRSGLDSRLWLEEKNAKFGEHQERGEFSLLICACKNLD; translated from the coding sequence ATGAGGAGCATAGCATCTTGTTACAATGAACATGCTATCAAAGTGTCGGATTCTTATTGTTCAAGGCCATCAAATCAACCTTGTCTCACCTACAGCTTTACCCCTTCAACTCCAACCACTGTAAAATGTATATACAAAGCTAAAATCTCCTCTCAAAGAAACCTCCTCATCGCCCTCACATGGTGCAACAATCTCCTAGGCCGAGGCCTAACGATCGCGGTTGGCGAAACCCCAAAAAAATTCGATCCCAATTCCCACCATCTTTCAAAGAACAAAGGCAGCAAAACCTTCAAAGCTTGCAATTCAGAGATTGAAGTCTTTTGGGATGTTTCCAATGCTCAGTATATGACTGGACCCGAACCAAGCACCAGGTTTTCACTTTTTGTTTTAGTTGACTCCCAACTTTGTTTATCTCTTGGGGATATAATTCATACCAACAATGAAGAAAAGGCAACATCCAATTTTTCATTGGTTTCAAGGACTGAAGTTTTCATAGGCACCACTAGTGTTTTTTCAACCAAGGCTCAATTTTGTGAGGAAGGATTGGTTCATGAAATTTTAATCAAATGCAATGAAGAATatgaagaaaaacaaaaggttTGGAGAAACCCTGAATTGTGTGTCACCATTGATAAAAAGAAGGTGTTTCAAGTGAAGAGATTGAGGTGGAATTTCAGAGGGAATCAAGTGATCTTTTTGGATGGATTATTGATAGATATGATGTGGGATTTGCATGATTGGCTCTTTAACCGAACATCAAAGTGTGCTGTTTTCATGTTTAGGACAAGGAGTGGATTAGATAGCAGGCTTTGGTTAGAAGAAAAAAACGCCAAATTTGGAGAACATCAAGAAAGAGGTGAATTCTCATTATTGATATGTGCTTGTAAGAATCTTGACTAA